From Danio rerio strain Tuebingen ecotype United States chromosome 7, GRCz12tu, whole genome shotgun sequence, the proteins below share one genomic window:
- the cart3 gene encoding cocaine- and amphetamine-regulated transcript protein-like precursor, which translates to MTMESSKIWSTAMVCAVLLSCIQAAEMDFDNESDLETRALREFYPKDPNLTNEKQLLGALHDVLEKLQSKRISLWEKKFGRVPTCDVGEQCAIRKGSRIGKMCDCPRGAFCNYFLLKCL; encoded by the exons ATGACCATGGAGAGTTCCAAAATCTGGTCGACAGCGATGGTTTGCGCTGTGCTGCTCTCCTGCATACAGGCTGCAGAAATGGACTTTGACAACGAATCTGACTTAGAAACGAGAGCTTTGAGAGAGTTTTACCCAAAGGACCCGAATCTGACCAACGAAAAGCAGCTC CTCGGGGCTTTACATGATGTGCTGGAGAAACTGCAGAGCAAACGGATCTCACTGTGGGAAAAGAAGTTTGGGCGCGTTCCTACA TGCGACGTCGGAGAGCAGTGCGCCATCAGGAAAGGATCGAGGATCGGGAAAATGTGCGACTGTCCACGTGGAGCGTTTTGCAATTACTTTTTGTTGaagtgtttgtaa